The Acinetobacter piscicola genome has a window encoding:
- a CDS encoding type II toxin-antitoxin system RelB/DinJ family antitoxin: MATVNFRVDEALKEKSYSILKEQGIAPTDFFTSILEYVATTGKLPVKKALLSEEDEELLALVRKRINDPKEMFEEVTLDDL; this comes from the coding sequence ATGGCTACTGTTAACTTCAGGGTCGATGAAGCCCTTAAAGAAAAATCTTATTCCATCCTTAAAGAGCAAGGTATTGCACCTACTGATTTCTTCACTAGTATTCTTGAGTATGTTGCTACGACTGGGAAACTGCCTGTCAAAAAAGCTTTGCTTTCGGAAGAAGATGAAGAATTATTAGCTCTTGTCCGTAAGCGCATTAATGATCCTAAAGAGATGTTTGAGGAAGTCACATTAGATGACTTATAA
- a CDS encoding type II toxin-antitoxin system RelE family toxin, producing MTYKLLRHKDFTAEWEKLPVAIRDQFKKKLAKVIEQPHIPKNMLRGDLAGCYKIKLLKAGVRLVYQVKDDQVVILLITVGKRADSIVYDEAKKRIKD from the coding sequence ATGACTTATAAGCTTTTACGTCACAAGGACTTTACAGCAGAATGGGAAAAACTCCCTGTTGCTATACGAGATCAATTTAAAAAGAAACTAGCCAAAGTCATAGAGCAGCCACATATTCCAAAGAATATGCTTAGAGGCGATCTTGCAGGTTGCTATAAAATCAAATTATTAAAAGCTGGTGTCCGACTTGTCTATCAAGTTAAAGATGATCAGGTAGTTATCCTGCTCATTACCGTCGGAAAACGAGCTGATAGCATAGTTTATGACGAAGCGAAAAAGCGAATTAAAGACTAA